A section of the Carassius auratus strain Wakin unplaced genomic scaffold, ASM336829v1 scaf_tig00045262, whole genome shotgun sequence genome encodes:
- the LOC113087731 gene encoding H(+)/Cl(-) exchange transporter 3 isoform X4 — translation MSNGGGGAGASSSTHLLDLLEEPIPGVGTYDDFHTIDWVREKCKDRERHRKINSKKKESAWEFTKSLYDAWSGWLVVTLTGLASGALAGVIDIAADWLNDLKEGVCLSAMWFNHEQCCWDSNETTFAERDKCPQWKTWAELILGQAEGPGSYIMNYFMFTFWALSFAFLAVSLVKVFAPYACGSGIPEIKTILSGFIIRGYLGKWTLMIKTITLVLAVASGLSLGKEGPLVHVACCCGNIFSYLFPKYSKNEAKKREVLSAASAAGVSVAFGAPIGGVLFSLEEVSYYFPLKTLWRSFFAALVAAFVLRSINPFGNSRLVLFYVEYHTPWYLFELFPFILLGVFGGLWGAFFIRANIAWCRRRKSTRFGRYPVLEVITVAAITAIVAFPNPYTRQNTSELIKELFTDCGPLESSQLCQYRSQMNGSQAYPAGSDAAATPGVYSAMWQLSLALIFKIIMTIFTFGLKVPSGLFIPSMAIGAIAGRIVGIAVEQLAYYHHDWFLFREWCEVGADCITPGLYAMVGAAACLGGVTRMTVSLVVIVFELTGGLEYIVPLMAAVMTSKWVGDAFGREGIYEAHIRLNGYPFLDAKEEFTHTTLAREVMRPRRNDPPLAVLTQDDMTLAELQNIMSQTSCNGFPVIVSKESQRLVGFALRRDITIAIENTRRKQEGIMLNSRVYFTQHAPTLPADSPRPLKLRSILDMSPFTVTDHTPMEIVVDIFRKLGLRQCLVTHNGILLGIITKKNILEHLEELKQHVEPLAPPWYYYKKRYPSSYGPDGKPRPRVHNVQLASSSSRYEEDESEEEVRLLDSSSL, via the exons ATGTCTAACGGAGGGGGCGGAGCTGGGGCCAGTAGCTCCACCCACCTGCTGGATCTGCTGGAGGAGCCCATTCCAGGAGTGGGAACCTACGACGACTTCCACACCATCGACTGGGTCCGAGAGAAGTGCAAAGACCGAGAGCGACACCGCAAG ATCAACAGTAAAAAGAAGGAATCAGCGTGGGAATTCACCAAGAGTCTGTACGACGCCTGGTCCGGGTGGCTAGTGGTCACGCTAACAGGACTAGCAtcgg GAGCGTTAGCTGGAGTGATCGACATCGCGGCCGACTGGCTGAACGATCTGAAGGAGGGCGTGTGTCTCAGTGCCATGTGGTTTAATCACGAGCAGTGCTGCTGGGACTCCAACGAGACCACCTTCGCCGAGAGAGACAAGTGTCCTCAGTGGAAGACGTGGGCCGAGCTGATTCTGGGTCAGGCCGAG GGTCCAGGCTCTTATATAATGAACTACTTCATGTTCACGTTTTGGGCGCTGTCCTTCGCCTTCCTGGCCGTGTCTCTGGTGAAGGTGTTTGCTCCGTACGCCTGCGGCTCTGGAATACCTGAG ATCAAAACCATCCTGAGCGGCTTCATCATCCGTGGGTATCTGGGCAAGTGGACGCTGATGATAAAGACCATCACTCTGGTTCTGGCCGTGGCGTCGGGCCTCAGTCTGGGGAAGGAAGGTCCTCTGGTCCACGTGGCCTGCTGCTGCGGAAACATCTTTTCCTACCTCTTCCCCAAATACAGCAAAAACGAGGCCAAGAAAAGAGAG GTTTTGTCGGCGGCGTCGGCTGCTGGTGTGTCTGTGGCTTTCGGGGCTCCTATAGGAGGAGTTCTCTTCAGTCTGGAGGAG gtgagtTATTACTTCCCTCTGAAGACTCTGTGGCGCTCGTTCTTCGCGGCTCTGGTGGCGGCGTTCGTGCTGCGCTCCATCAACCCGTTCGGAAACAGTCGTCTGGTGCTGTTTTACGTGGAGTACCACACGCCCTGGTATCTGTTCGAGCTCTTCCCCTTCATCCTGCTGGGGGTGTTCGGAGGCCTGTGGGGGGCATTCTTCATCCGGGCAAACATCGCCTGGTGCCGCCGCCGCAAGTCCACACGCTTCG GTAGGTATCCGGTGTTGGAGGTGATCACAGTCGCTGCCATCACGGCCATCGTGGCGTTCCCGAACCCGTACACGCGGCAGAACACCAGCGAGCTGATCAAAGAGCTGTTCACGGACTGCGGCCCGCTGGAGTCGTCTCAGCTCTGCCAGTACCGCAGCCAGATGAACGGCAGTCAGGCGTACCCCGCGGGATCGGACGCCGCCGCCACCCCCGGAGTCTACTCGGCCATGTGGCAGCTCAGCCTGGCGCTCATCTTCAAAATCATCATGACCATATTCACCTTTGGACTCAAG GTGCCGTCAGGTCTGTTCATCCCCAGTATGGCCATCGGGGCGATCGCAGGGCGTATCGTGGGCATCGCTGTGGAGCAGCTGGCGTATTATCATCACGACTGGTTTCTGTTCAGAGAGTGGTGTGAGGTGGGCGCCGACTGCATCACGCCGGGACTCTATGCCATGGTGGGCGCCGCGGCCTGTCTGG GCGGCGTGACGCGGATGACGGTGTCTCTGGTGGTCATCGTGTTCGAGCTGACCGGTGGGCTGGAGTACATCGTTCCTCTCATGGCGGCAGTGATGACCAGCAAATGGGTCGGCGATGCTTTCGGGAGGGAGGGGATCTACGAAGCCCACATCCGTCTGAACGGTTACCCCTTCCTGGACGCGAAGGAAGAGTTCACACACACCACACTTGCGCGGGAAGTGATGCGTCCGCGGCGTAACGACCCACCGCTGGCCGTGCTGACGCAGGACGACATGACGCTCGCCGAGCTGCAGAACATCATGTCCCAAACCAGCTGCAACGGCTTCCCCGTCATCGTCTCCAAAGAGTCGCAGAGACTGGTGGGATTCGCGCTGCGCAGGGATATAACCATCGCTATAG AAAACACTCGGCGTAAGCAGGAGGGAATAATGCTGAACTCGCGGGTGTATTTTACCCAGCATGCCCCGACCCTCCCAGCCGACAGCCCTCGGCCGCTGAAGCTGCGCAGCATCCTGGACATGAGCCCCTTCACCGTCACCGACCACACGCCCATGGAGATCGTGGTGGACATCTTCCGCAAGCTCGGCCTGCGCCAGTGCCTCGTGACGCACAACGG GATTTTATTGGGCATCATCACAAAGAAGAATATTTTAGAACATCTGGAAGAGCTCAAGCAGCACGTGGAGCCCTTG GCGCCTCCTTggtattattacaaaaaaagataTCCTTCGTCATATGGCCCAGATGGCAAACCAAGACCCAGAGTCCATAATGTTCAACTAGCATCCTCCTCTTCCCGCTACGAGGAAGATGAGAGTGAAGAGGAGGTCCGTTTACTGGACAGCTCATCCCTCTGA